In Prosthecobacter sp. SYSU 5D2, one genomic interval encodes:
- a CDS encoding ATP-dependent Clp protease adaptor ClpS: MHVVHVTGPLQPTRNSTATPTLPARPRTAPVQPQLQPDLEPPYHVILHNDDTHTYAYVIEMMMMIFGYDEKKGYQIACEVDESDRVIVVTCHKELAELRVEQIHEYGADPRMKESLGSMKASMEPAE, encoded by the coding sequence ATGCATGTTGTCCATGTGACAGGTCCGTTACAGCCCACCCGCAACAGCACCGCAACGCCGACATTGCCGGCGCGGCCGCGCACTGCCCCTGTCCAGCCGCAGCTGCAGCCGGACCTGGAGCCGCCCTATCATGTCATCTTGCACAATGACGACACGCATACTTATGCGTATGTGATTGAGATGATGATGATGATCTTTGGGTATGATGAAAAGAAAGGGTATCAGATTGCCTGTGAAGTGGATGAGAGCGACCGTGTGATCGTGGTGACCTGCCACAAGGAACTGGCAGAGCTGCGGGTGGAGCAAATCCACGAATACGGAGCCGACCCGCGCATGAAGGAAAGCCTGGGTTCCATGAAGGCCTCCATGGAGCCAGCTGAGTAA
- a CDS encoding alpha/beta hydrolase fold domain-containing protein yields MKPCLPAFLLICLSFAAPAQQSPAPAERLARMFTQLDANRDGKLSKEELPERMRPNFERLDTDKDGFISKAEHLAVAAGRASTGRPQQGPRPVPAGVEARLDLPYAENENPRQKLDLYLPKERKADKPLPVIVFIHGGGWRNGDKAGGIGNLGRFVASGDYAGVSVGYRLTGEAQWPAQIHDCKAAIRWIKAHAEEHGLDATKIGVWGTSAGGHLVSMLGTSGDVKELEGTLGKHLDQDSQVTCVANYYGPENFITMVRQPSTIDRSQGRDYPEALLLGGPVPEREAVAREASPVTHVSAGDAAFFTAHGTKDPVVPYAQGEEIHAALTKAGVPSILQEMTNGGHGFRSEELDGRLKQFFDLHLRGVESQIETEPIVVTESRK; encoded by the coding sequence ATGAAACCCTGCCTGCCCGCCTTTTTGCTGATCTGCCTTTCCTTCGCAGCCCCGGCCCAGCAATCTCCAGCGCCCGCAGAGCGGCTGGCACGGATGTTCACACAACTGGATGCCAACCGGGATGGCAAACTGAGCAAGGAAGAACTGCCGGAGCGGATGCGGCCTAACTTTGAGCGTCTCGATACGGACAAGGACGGCTTCATTTCCAAAGCGGAACACCTGGCTGTGGCGGCAGGCCGAGCATCCACCGGACGCCCGCAGCAGGGGCCGAGGCCTGTGCCAGCCGGGGTGGAGGCCAGGCTGGACCTGCCCTATGCGGAGAATGAAAATCCACGTCAAAAGCTGGATCTGTATCTGCCCAAGGAGCGGAAGGCTGACAAGCCGCTGCCGGTCATCGTATTTATCCACGGTGGTGGCTGGCGCAATGGGGACAAGGCAGGGGGCATCGGCAACCTGGGGAGATTTGTTGCATCCGGTGACTATGCCGGTGTCTCGGTGGGCTATCGCCTGACGGGGGAGGCGCAGTGGCCGGCGCAGATCCATGATTGCAAGGCGGCCATCCGCTGGATCAAAGCCCATGCTGAAGAGCATGGCCTGGATGCGACGAAGATTGGCGTCTGGGGGACCTCAGCCGGCGGGCATCTGGTCTCCATGCTGGGCACGAGCGGGGATGTGAAGGAGCTGGAGGGCACGCTGGGCAAGCACCTGGACCAGGACAGCCAGGTAACCTGTGTGGCCAACTACTACGGGCCGGAAAATTTCATCACCATGGTCCGCCAGCCCAGCACGATTGACCGCTCTCAAGGCAGAGATTATCCGGAGGCGCTTCTTTTGGGTGGCCCCGTGCCGGAGCGTGAAGCGGTGGCCAGGGAAGCTTCTCCCGTCACGCATGTTTCTGCGGGCGATGCGGCCTTTTTTACAGCGCATGGCACCAAGGATCCCGTAGTGCCCTATGCCCAGGGAGAGGAAATCCACGCGGCACTGACCAAGGCCGGCGTGCCCTCCATCCTTCAGGAGATGACCAACGGCGGCCATGGCTTTCGCAGTGAAGAGCTGGACGGTCGTTTGAAGCAGTTCTTCGATCTGCATCTGCGGGGTGTGGAGAGCCAGATCGAAACGGAGCCCATCGTGGTGACGGAATCCAGAAAGTGA